The Kribbella sp. HUAS MG21 genome includes the window GATCGCCGAACGCACCCCGCTCCCTGCCTTGGCCTGAGCCGATCCCCAGGCCATCACAATCACGCCGCCACCGATCGCCACCGGTTGGCGAGGCCGGGCGCCTCGGATTGTGATGGCCTGGAGATCGCTACCCCACCGCCGCCAGCACCTTGTCGGCCACGGCGGCGTGGTGGGCGAGGTCCGGCTTCGGCCGGCCGACCCGGTTGGTCAGCAGCGCGTAGGCGATCTGGCGATCCGGGTCGGCCCAGCCGACGCAGCAGTTGCTGCCGTTGTGGCCGAACGCCCGCGGGCTGCTCAACGACCCCAGCGACGACACCGCGCCCTCCATCCAGCGCGGCCCGCCGAGCTGGAACCCTTGCGACCAGCGGATCGGCGCCCGCGCGACCGGGTCGTACTCCCCCTCGCTGCTCGGCTCCACCGCGACCGCCAGCGACTCCGGCCGCAACAGCCGGCCGTCCAGCAACGTCTGGTAGAACGCGGCCAGCTCCCGCGCCGTGGTCGAGATCCCGGCCGCCGGTACGACGGCCTCGCGGGTACTGCGCTTGTTCACGACGGACTGGATGAACGGCCCGACCGGACCGGTCGCCCTGATCGGGACGTGCCGGCCCCACAAGTCCGGTGGCAGGCCGAGGTACGTCTCCTCGGTACCGACCGGCTCGAGGACGGAACGCCGTACCAGCTCGTCGATCGGCAGCCCGGTGCACCGCCGCGCGACCTCGCCGAGGATGAACCCGAACGCCAGCGGGCTGTAGGCGACGGTGCCGATCGGCCACCGGGGCCTGGTGTCCTCGATCCGGCGCAGCGACCGGTCCCAGTCGGTCATCGCGCGGAGCTCCCCGACGTACGACCCGGCGCTCGACACCCCGGACCGGTGCCGCAGTACCTCGCGGACGGTGATCTCGCGCTTGCCGTTGCGCGCGAACTCGGGCCAGTACGCCGCCACTGCGTCGTCCAGGTGCAACCGGCCGGATTCGACCAGCTGGTGGATGACGACGGCGAGGTACGGCTTGCTCGCGGAGAAGAGCCAGAACAACGCGTTCGGTGAACACCCGAAGGAGCGGTCGAGCACCACCCGGCCGTGCCGGACGACGCACAGTTGCGCGGCCGCGCCGCGGGCCTCGACCAGCTCGACCGCCTCCGCCAGCCGGTCCGCGTCGAAGCCGGCGTCGCGCGGGTCGCACGTGCCACCGAACTCCATGAATTCCACTGTGCCCATCTGGGCAAGCAGCTATGGTCTGGGCTGTGACTGTGCCTCAGGCGGACCCGCGGCCGGACAGCGAGATCGAGCGTGTCCTGGTGGTTGTCGCGCACCCCGACGACATCGATTTCGGCGGCGCCGGGACGGTCGCGCTGTGGACCAAGGCCGGGATCGACGTCCAGTACTGCATCGTCACCGACGGGCAGGCGGGCGGTTTCGAACCGGAGCGCGACCGCGCCGAGATCCCCGGCGTACGACGGGCCGAGCAGACGGCCGCCGCGCAGCACGTCGGGGTCCACGAGCTGCACTTCCTCGGGTACCAGGACGGCGCCGTCGAGCCGACCGCGCAGCTGGTCCGCGACATCAGCCGGGTGATCCGCCAGGTCCGCCCGCAACGGCTGCTGACCCAGTCGCCGGAACGCTCGTGGCACCGCCTGCAGGTCTCGCACCCCGACCACATGGCCGCCGCCGAGGCGGCCGTCCGCGCGTTCTACCCGGCAGCGGGCAACCCGTACGCGTACTCGGACCTCGACGAGGAGGCGTGGGACGTCGGCGAACTCTGGATGATGGACCACCCGACCGCGAACCACTACGTCGACATCACCGACACGTTCGACCAGAAGCTGGCCGCCCTGATGTCCCACACCAGCCAGCACCGCGACCCCGACGGCCTCCGCACCGCCATCCGAGCCAACTTCGCCCAGGTAGCCACCACCTTCGGCCTCCCACCCAACCACTACGCCGAAGCCTTCACCGTCGTCCGCGTGTGACCTTAATCCGGTTGCCCCGTGGCAGCCTGGGCTGGAAGGTGCAGCCATGACGATTGCTTATGCGGTGACCGGGCAGGGCCCGGATCTGTTGCTGGTGCACGCGGGGGTGGCCGATTCGCGGATGTGGGCTCGGCAGGTGGCGGAGCTGAAGGCCGATCATCGCGTGATCACGCTCGACCTGCGCGGGTACGGCGAGACGACCTTGGAGCCGGGTGCGAAGTACTCCGACGCGGGCGACCTGCTCGCGCTGCTCGAGGAGCTCGGCGCGCGGGACGTGATCGCGGTCGGGGCGTCGTACGGCGGGTACGTCGTACAGCAGGTCGCGAGCCGGCGGCCGGAGCTCTTCTCGCGGCTCGTGCTGATCTGCGCGCCGACCGACAACGTGCAGCCGGACGACGAAGTACGCGCGGTCTGGGCCGAGGAGAACGCGCTGCTCGAGGCCGGCGACGTCGACGGCGCGACCGAGCTCACCGTCCGCCGCTGGATCGGCCCCGAGGCCGACGACGAGGCCCGCGAACTGCTGCGCGTGATGCAGAAGCGCGCGTACGACGTACAGCTGGCCGCGGGTGACGTGGACAACGAGGAATGGCCGGTCGAGCCGGAGAAGATCAGCGCGCCCGTGCGACTGATCACGGGCGCGCATGACTTCGCGTTCTTCACCGACAGCGCGGACTACCTCGCCGAACGGCTGCCGGCGGCCGAGCGGATCGACCTCCCGTGGGCCGGCCACCTGCCGACCCTGGAGCGTCCGTCCGAAGCGCTGAGTCTGATCCGCTAGGCCTGATCGGCCAGCGCACCCATCGGGTCCCACGCGGGGAGCACGATCGGCTCGTCGTCCAGGCGGGCCTGGAGCTCGGCCGGCAGTGCGGAGCGGCGGACGGCGATCTCGAAGACGTGCTCGCCGAACCACGAGTCGTTCATGGTCCAGAAGCCGCTGTCGGCCTTCTCGTCGCCCCACGAGTTCTCGACCCGCCAGCGCCGCGGCTTGCCGTCCACCACGTCGACGCCGGTGAACAGCATCGCGTGTGTCATCAGCGTCTCGTGGTGCACCAGCCGCTCGGCCTTGTCCAGCGTGAACTCGGTGTCGTACACCGAGCCGTAGTCGTACAGGTTGGCGTCCCAGAAGCCGAGGTCGGCGTTCATCTGCTTGCCGACGTCGCAGCCGAACCAGACCGGCTCGCCGCCGACGATCGCGTCCTGCGTGAGCTGCTTCATCAGGTCGATGTCGACGTTCAGGTACACCACCGGCGGGGCGTCGATGACGTTGCCGAGGAAGTCGACGGTGAAGGTCTTGCCGACCGGGCTGGTCGCGCGCGGGTCGTGCACGAGGCACACGTACTCGTCGACGGGCAGCTGCACGTACGCCGCCGCGAACTCGGTCGGGGTGGTCCAGCCGTCGCGGTGGAAGCCCTTGTCGCTGTCCTTCCACTGCCAGAGGAACTTCTGCGGCGGCGTCCCGAGGTGGATGCTCAGCACCCGGTGCACGGTGGTCAGGATCTCGCGCTTGCGGTCGCGGCGCGCCTCGTCGCCGTCGAGCGCCCGCAGGTCGCGCGCGCCCTGGCGGAGCAGCTTGCGCAGTACGTCGTTCATCTGCGCGGTCGCGGACGAGCTCTCGGTCTCCGGCATCGCCGACTTCGGCACCAGGCCGTGCTTGCGGACCAGCGCGACGAACATGTTCCACTGGCCGCCGTCACCGATCGGGTCGGACAGCAGGTGCGCGACGGTCCGGTCGTCGGCGTCCCGGCCGGCGGTCTCGATGATCGCCTCGAGGAAGAAGTTCGAACGCTCGAACTTGTCCCAGAACAGCAGGTAGTTCTGGGAGAACTCGAAGTCCTTGACGCCGAGCTTCTCGGCCGCGCCGGCCCGGAGCAGGTTCAGCCCGGCGAACAGCCAGCAGCGGCCGCTCTTCTTCTGGTTTGTCACCTTCCAGTCGTCCAGCAGATGGGACACCGAATGGTCCATCGAGGTGACGATCTGGCGATCCAGGGCAAGGCTGTTGACCGGCGTCTGCGTGACGGCGTTCTGCATCACCCGGTACTGCGGGTTCGACGCGAACTCCTTCTCGAAGAGCGCGAGCTGATCGGCTGTGAGATTCCGCTCCATAAGAGTCGACGGTATAACAGCCGCCCAACGCGGACCGCCGTACCGGAGTGGCGGATCGATGCCAGGACCGAAACGCGCCACCGGCGGACTCTTGCGCTACTCTAATTGAAAACGACATTCAACAAAGGAGAGGCGCCATGGCACGACGGCCGGCCCCGACCGGGAAGCGGAAGCCGAAGCAGAACCCGCTGGACCGCGACGGCATCACCTACATCGACTACAAGGACACCGCGCTGCTGCGGAAGTTCATCTCCGACCGCGGCAAGATCCGGTCGCGCCGGGTCACCGGCCTGACACCACAGCAGCAGAAGCAGGTAGCCCGCGCGATCAAGAACGCCCGCGAAATGGCCCTGCTCCCCTACACCTCGAGCGGTCGCTAGACGAGGCGGCGGTCGGTGGCCCAGCGGGTGAGTTCGTGGCGGTTCGAGAGCTGGAGTTTCCGGAGTACCGAGGAGACGTGGGTCTCGACGGTCTTCACCGAGATGAACAGCTCCCGCGCGACCTCCTTGTAGGCGTAGCCGCGGGCGATCAGCCGCAGGACCTCGCGCTCGCGCTGGGAGAGCCGGTCCAGGTCCTCGTCCACCGACGCGATGTCGATCGCGCCCGAGAACGCGTCCAGCACGAACCCCGCCAGCCGCGGCGAGAACACCGCATCGCCCTCGGCGACCCGGTTGATCGCGTCGACCAGCTCGGTGCCGGAGATGTTCTTGGTCACGTACCCGCGGGCGCCGGCCCGGATCACGCCGATCACGTCCTCGGCGGCGTCCGACACCGACAGCGCCAGGAACTTGACGTCCGGGTGCCGCTGGTGGACCTGCTTCATCACCTCGGTGCCACCGCCGCCGGGCAGGTGGACGTCGAGCAGCACGACGTCGGGCTCGGTGCCGACGATCGCCTTCACCGCGGTGTCGACGTCTGATCCCTCCCCGACGATGTCGACCGCGGCGCCGATCTCGCTGCGTACCCCGGCCCGGAACATGTCGTGATCGTCGACGACGACAACCCGCCTGCTGCTCATCTGTCCATCTCCAGTCGCACTTCGGTCCCTGTCTCCGGATCGGACCGCACCGTCGCGCGGCCGCCGTGCCGTTCCATCCTGCCCATCACACTGTGCCGCAAGCCGAGCCGGTCGTCCGGGACCTCGTCGACGTCGAAGCCCTTGCCGCGGTCGCGGACGAACATCTCCACCCGGTCGCCGTCCACCTCGACGAACACGTCGATCTTCGCAGCACCCGAGTGCTTGGCCGCGTTCACCATCGACTCCCGGGCGGCCCGCACCATCGAGGCCAGCGGCTCGGTCAGGTCGCAGTCGCCGACCGTGACCACCTCGATCGGGACGCCGTGCGAGTCCTCGACCTCGGCGGCCGCCTGCTTCGCGGCGCCCGCGATCGTCTGGTCCGCGTGCGCGTCCTCGTCGTACAGCCAGGACCGCAGCTCGCGCTCCTGCGAACGTGCCAGCCGGGCGACCGCCTTCGGGTCGTCCGCCTGCTTCTGGATCAGCGCCAGCGTCTGCAGCACCGAGTCGTGCAGGTGCGCGGCCATGTCGGCGCGCTCCTGGGAGCGGACCCGTTCGGCGCGCTCGGCGTTCAGGTCGCGGGTCAGCCGGTGCACCCAGGGCCCGGCGATGACCCCGATCCCGACCACCGCGAGCAGCAGCGCGATCAGGACGTCGCCGACCATCGAGAGCCGGCCGTTCTGCACCAGGAACAAGGTGACCGCGGTGCCGATCAGCACCAGCCCGACGCCGATCCGGATCAGCGACTTCCAGCCGCCCTTGCCGAGTACCAGGCCCAGGATCGGGACCCGGATGTCCTGGGTCCACTTGTCCTTCTGGCTCTCGTCCGCCTGCCGCCAGATCAGCGCCAGACCGGTCGCGGCGAACACCAGCGGCCAGAACAGCTTCCCGGCGATCCCGAGTCCGGCGACCTGCAGCAGGATCAGCAGTCCGGCGCCGATGGCCACGAGCGCGGGCAGTTGGCCGCGGCTCTTCTCCCGCTTCCGCTGCTTCGCCTCGGCGACGGGCGCCGGCGGCTCGTCGGTCCGCAGTCCGCTGCGCGTGTGCGCGGCCAGGCCCGGAGCGGTCGGCATGGTCTCCGGGGCGAGCGGCATCAGGAACCACAGCGCCGCGTAGATCAGCACGCCGAAGCCGCCGAACACCGTGGTCGCGATCAGCACCAGCCGTACGACGGTGTCGGACACGCCGAGGTGATCCGCCACGCCACCGGCCACACCGGCGACGACACGGCCCTCGGTACGCCGGTACGCCCGACGCACCGGCCCGTCGGCGGAGGGCCGGGGCGGGATGCCTGAGTACGGCGGGTAGGGCGGGGTCCCGTACTGCGCACCGCCCGGATTCGCGTACTGCGCTCCGCCCGGGCCGCCGTACTGCTGCTGGTTGCCCATCCGCGCGGCGTAGGCGGCGTACGGTCCTTGGTACTGCCCCGGTCCCTGCGGGCCCCAGCCCTTGTAGCGCCACTGGTCCTGGTTCTGCCCAGGGGTCGGCTCGGGCTGACCTCCGTGCGCGGAGGTTCCGCCCGGCGGCGCTGCTGCTGGCTGGCTCATCACCACCGATCGTCACATGCGGACCGGCCCGACACCAGCAGGCTTGTCCCCGGCCGCCTCCTCAGCGCGCGCCCGCCCGGCTCAGGGTCCGCTCGGGGACAACCCCGAAATCTCACGACTCCGGGGGTCCTCAGGGGGCATCCCCGATGTGATCAGGGGCCGCTCCGCGCGAGTATCGGTGTCATGGAGCAGAACCAGAGTGGACCCGCCGGGTTCGACCGCAGCAGCCTGCAGAACCCCCAGAGCTGGCGGCGCAGCAGGTCGGACCGCTGGGTCGCGGGTGTCTGCGGCGGAATCGGCCGCGGTCTGAACATCGACCCGGTGCTGGTCCGCGTGGTGATGGCGGTGCTGATCCTCAGCGGCCCGGGCATCATCTTCTACATCGCCGCCTGGGTGCTGATGCCCGACGAGGGCAGCGACCGCTCGGCGGCCCAGGGCGTGCTCGGCGACCGGGTCCGGCCCGACCACCCGTGGCTGTGGCCGGTGGTGATCGGGGTCTGCGTGTTCGCCGGGATCGCGATGATGTCGTCGTTCGACTTCGGCCGGTTCGTGCCCGGTCCGCTGATCGTGCTCGCGATCATCTGGCTCGTCGCCAAGCAGCGCAAGAACAGCCGCCAGGGCTCCAACGGGCGTCCCCAGGACGTCACCTACCCGGCGGCGCCCGGCCAGCAGCCGACCACGCCGTACGGCGGTCAGGCTCCGAGCGCGCCGTACACCGGTCAGGCTCCGAGCGGGCAAGCTTCGAGTGCACCGTACGCCGGTCAGGCTTCGACGGCGCCGTACGCCGCTCAGCAGCCGACCGCGCAGCAACCAATGTCGGCGTACACGCCGCCCCGGACCGACCCGCCAGTTCCCCCGGCGGGTCCGTCGTCCTCGGCCACACAGCGACCCCAGGACCGCACCGTCGAACCGGTCCAGCCTGTGTGGACCGAGGACGACCCTCTCGGCCTGTACGTCGACGAGCCCGCCGGCCCAGGCGGCACGAGCGGCCCTGGCGGCACCGGCGCGCCGGCCGCGACCAAGGCCGCCGAACCGCCCGCGAAGGGCATGCGCGGGGTCAAGTCGCTCGTCGTCGTGCTGACCGGTCTCGCGATCGGCATCGCCGCGCTGGCGGGCGCCTCGACGGCGACCATGCTGGTCATCGGCCTGGCCACGCTCGGCGCGGGCATGCTGCTCGGCGGTTTCGTCGGCCGCACGCTGGCGCTGCTGCCGCTGGGCATCCTGCTCGCGATGGGCGCGGTGGCCAGCACGGTGTTCCCCGCCGTACCGCGGAACTTCGCGGACACGAACTACGTCGCGCCGACCGGGCAGACGATCACCGCGACCGGCACGAGCTACGAGTTCGACGCCGGGTCGGTGCGCCTGGACCTGACCAAGGCGACGTTCGGCCCGGGTGCCCGGGTCCAGGTGAACGGCGGCGTCGGCGAGGTGGTCGTCAAGGTCCCGGCGGACGTCGACCTGAAGGGCAAGCTGTCGACCGAGATGGGCGACGTGGCCTTCCTGAACGAGAACCGCGGCGGCCATAATGCGCAGTTGACGCTCGACGACCTCGGCGCCGACGGCAAGGCCGGCGAGCAGGTCACCCTGGACCTGAACCTGAAACTCGGCAGCATCAAGGTGGAACGCGGTTGACGTCCTCCCCTTCCCGCAGGTGGGGATTACAACTACTACACGGAGGTAGCGAGTTGAGGTTCACGCTTCGGCGAGACCCGTCCTGGCATCTCTCGGCGTGCGCTCACGGCCCGTCCGGCCGCGATGCTGCTAGCCGCGTTCACGTCCGCGTGCGCCTGATGCCCACAGGCAACACATCGGAAGACCGCTTGGCTCTCGCGGTTCTCCGGTGCGCGATGCCCACAGACACTGCAGGTCTGCGAAGTGTACGCAGGATTGATCCTCTCGACCCGTCCCGGTGCCTTTTCCTCCAGGCGGCGTACGAGGCTGCCCCACCCATTAGCCAAGATCCCCCGGTTGAGCACGGCTTTGACGCGACGACCATTTGGCAGATAGCTCCCCGGACGCGCGAAGTCAGGCCTTGGTTTGGGGCGTCGGGTCATCCGAGCGACGCCCAGATCCTCGACGCGGATGACGTCAAACCGCCGAGCGAGGCCGGTCGTGACTTTCTCGACCCAGTCCTTGCGGCGATCTGCGGCGTGAGCATGCAGTTTGGCGATCGCGGACTTCACCCGGCGACGCCTGTTGGAACCACGACGAGAGCGGGCCAAGCGGCGTTGCAGATGTGTGAGCCGCGCCGCGGCACGCGACGACAAATCTGGGCAGCGCAGAAGCTCGCCCGTGGACAAGGCGGCCGACACGGCGACGCCGCGGTCCACCCCGACAACTCCCCCTGTGGCCGGCGCAGGGATCGGACCTGGAATCACAGCGAATGCGATGTGCCAGCGGCCAGCTCGATCGCGGGTGACACGATAGGACTTCGCGCCCGGTATGGCGCGGGACAACCGGAATCGTACCCAGCCAACTTTCGGTACGAGCGCCGCAGCCCATTTCCGGTTCAGCTGAACGATCCGGCACGCCTGGGGCCCGACGATGCGGAACCCCTCATGCAGCCCGGCTTTGCGCCAAGTCGGACGCCCGTGCGTCCCAGCGCGGAAGTTCTTGACGGCTTGGTCGAAGTCTCGCAGCGCCTGCTGCTGGACGGTTTGCGATCCAGCCCGCAGCCACGCGAACGCGGATCGCGCCTCCGTCAGTTGGCGTGCCTGCTCAACGTGCCCAGGGGTCGGGCCGTTGTCGCGCCTCCACATCGACCACTGCTCCAGGGCGAGGTTCCACACGAACCGCGCATGCTTGCACTGCTCAAGCAACGAGGCTTGCTGCGCGGGCGTCGGGTACATACGGAACCGGGACATGCCGCTTACTCAAG containing:
- a CDS encoding alpha/beta hydrolase; this translates as MTIAYAVTGQGPDLLLVHAGVADSRMWARQVAELKADHRVITLDLRGYGETTLEPGAKYSDAGDLLALLEELGARDVIAVGASYGGYVVQQVASRRPELFSRLVLICAPTDNVQPDDEVRAVWAEENALLEAGDVDGATELTVRRWIGPEADDEARELLRVMQKRAYDVQLAAGDVDNEEWPVEPEKISAPVRLITGAHDFAFFTDSADYLAERLPAAERIDLPWAGHLPTLERPSEALSLIR
- a CDS encoding transposase, producing MSRFRMYPTPAQQASLLEQCKHARFVWNLALEQWSMWRRDNGPTPGHVEQARQLTEARSAFAWLRAGSQTVQQQALRDFDQAVKNFRAGTHGRPTWRKAGLHEGFRIVGPQACRIVQLNRKWAAALVPKVGWVRFRLSRAIPGAKSYRVTRDRAGRWHIAFAVIPGPIPAPATGGVVGVDRGVAVSAALSTGELLRCPDLSSRAAARLTHLQRRLARSRRGSNRRRRVKSAIAKLHAHAADRRKDWVEKVTTGLARRFDVIRVEDLGVARMTRRPKPRPDFARPGSYLPNGRRVKAVLNRGILANGWGSLVRRLEEKAPGRVERINPAYTSQTCSVCGHRAPENRESQAVFRCVACGHQAHADVNAASSIAAGRAVSARREMPGRVSPKREPQLATSV
- a CDS encoding response regulator transcription factor — its product is MSSRRVVVVDDHDMFRAGVRSEIGAAVDIVGEGSDVDTAVKAIVGTEPDVVLLDVHLPGGGGTEVMKQVHQRHPDVKFLALSVSDAAEDVIGVIRAGARGYVTKNISGTELVDAINRVAEGDAVFSPRLAGFVLDAFSGAIDIASVDEDLDRLSQREREVLRLIARGYAYKEVARELFISVKTVETHVSSVLRKLQLSNRHELTRWATDRRLV
- a CDS encoding serine hydrolase domain-containing protein, whose translation is MEFGGTCDPRDAGFDADRLAEAVELVEARGAAAQLCVVRHGRVVLDRSFGCSPNALFWLFSASKPYLAVVIHQLVESGRLHLDDAVAAYWPEFARNGKREITVREVLRHRSGVSSAGSYVGELRAMTDWDRSLRRIEDTRPRWPIGTVAYSPLAFGFILGEVARRCTGLPIDELVRRSVLEPVGTEETYLGLPPDLWGRHVPIRATGPVGPFIQSVVNKRSTREAVVPAAGISTTARELAAFYQTLLDGRLLRPESLAVAVEPSSEGEYDPVARAPIRWSQGFQLGGPRWMEGAVSSLGSLSSPRAFGHNGSNCCVGWADPDRQIAYALLTNRVGRPKPDLAHHAAVADKVLAAVG
- the rpsR gene encoding 30S ribosomal protein S18, translating into MARRPAPTGKRKPKQNPLDRDGITYIDYKDTALLRKFISDRGKIRSRRVTGLTPQQQKQVARAIKNAREMALLPYTSSGR
- a CDS encoding C1 family peptidase — encoded protein: MERNLTADQLALFEKEFASNPQYRVMQNAVTQTPVNSLALDRQIVTSMDHSVSHLLDDWKVTNQKKSGRCWLFAGLNLLRAGAAEKLGVKDFEFSQNYLLFWDKFERSNFFLEAIIETAGRDADDRTVAHLLSDPIGDGGQWNMFVALVRKHGLVPKSAMPETESSSATAQMNDVLRKLLRQGARDLRALDGDEARRDRKREILTTVHRVLSIHLGTPPQKFLWQWKDSDKGFHRDGWTTPTEFAAAYVQLPVDEYVCLVHDPRATSPVGKTFTVDFLGNVIDAPPVVYLNVDIDLMKQLTQDAIVGGEPVWFGCDVGKQMNADLGFWDANLYDYGSVYDTEFTLDKAERLVHHETLMTHAMLFTGVDVVDGKPRRWRVENSWGDEKADSGFWTMNDSWFGEHVFEIAVRRSALPAELQARLDDEPIVLPAWDPMGALADQA
- a CDS encoding PspC domain-containing protein; its protein translation is MSQPAAAPPGGTSAHGGQPEPTPGQNQDQWRYKGWGPQGPGQYQGPYAAYAARMGNQQQYGGPGGAQYANPGGAQYGTPPYPPYSGIPPRPSADGPVRRAYRRTEGRVVAGVAGGVADHLGVSDTVVRLVLIATTVFGGFGVLIYAALWFLMPLAPETMPTAPGLAAHTRSGLRTDEPPAPVAEAKQRKREKSRGQLPALVAIGAGLLILLQVAGLGIAGKLFWPLVFAATGLALIWRQADESQKDKWTQDIRVPILGLVLGKGGWKSLIRIGVGLVLIGTAVTLFLVQNGRLSMVGDVLIALLLAVVGIGVIAGPWVHRLTRDLNAERAERVRSQERADMAAHLHDSVLQTLALIQKQADDPKAVARLARSQERELRSWLYDEDAHADQTIAGAAKQAAAEVEDSHGVPIEVVTVGDCDLTEPLASMVRAARESMVNAAKHSGAAKIDVFVEVDGDRVEMFVRDRGKGFDVDEVPDDRLGLRHSVMGRMERHGGRATVRSDPETGTEVRLEMDR
- a CDS encoding PIG-L deacetylase family protein, translated to MTVPQADPRPDSEIERVLVVVAHPDDIDFGGAGTVALWTKAGIDVQYCIVTDGQAGGFEPERDRAEIPGVRRAEQTAAAQHVGVHELHFLGYQDGAVEPTAQLVRDISRVIRQVRPQRLLTQSPERSWHRLQVSHPDHMAAAEAAVRAFYPAAGNPYAYSDLDEEAWDVGELWMMDHPTANHYVDITDTFDQKLAALMSHTSQHRDPDGLRTAIRANFAQVATTFGLPPNHYAEAFTVVRV
- a CDS encoding PspC domain-containing protein — encoded protein: MEQNQSGPAGFDRSSLQNPQSWRRSRSDRWVAGVCGGIGRGLNIDPVLVRVVMAVLILSGPGIIFYIAAWVLMPDEGSDRSAAQGVLGDRVRPDHPWLWPVVIGVCVFAGIAMMSSFDFGRFVPGPLIVLAIIWLVAKQRKNSRQGSNGRPQDVTYPAAPGQQPTTPYGGQAPSAPYTGQAPSGQASSAPYAGQASTAPYAAQQPTAQQPMSAYTPPRTDPPVPPAGPSSSATQRPQDRTVEPVQPVWTEDDPLGLYVDEPAGPGGTSGPGGTGAPAATKAAEPPAKGMRGVKSLVVVLTGLAIGIAALAGASTATMLVIGLATLGAGMLLGGFVGRTLALLPLGILLAMGAVASTVFPAVPRNFADTNYVAPTGQTITATGTSYEFDAGSVRLDLTKATFGPGARVQVNGGVGEVVVKVPADVDLKGKLSTEMGDVAFLNENRGGHNAQLTLDDLGADGKAGEQVTLDLNLKLGSIKVERG